The following are encoded in a window of Salinigranum halophilum genomic DNA:
- a CDS encoding DUF7518 family protein, which translates to MSNRVEELERKASELQAAVNGLTEELVETKERVRQLEEAVEVDDPAVRAKPRSEPEPEAETTADTTESDADAETESESESESDADDEPEQRFVDADAHEKTLENSVGPEGNTDEEAKSEEANEEETESESDGSDIIVA; encoded by the coding sequence ATGAGTAATCGGGTGGAGGAACTCGAACGGAAAGCGTCGGAACTCCAGGCAGCGGTCAACGGCCTCACGGAGGAACTCGTCGAGACCAAAGAGCGGGTCCGCCAACTCGAAGAGGCCGTCGAGGTCGACGACCCCGCGGTCCGGGCGAAGCCACGGTCCGAACCGGAACCGGAGGCCGAGACCACAGCCGACACCACCGAGTCCGACGCCGACGCCGAGACCGAGTCCGAGTCCGAGTCCGAGTCCGACGCCGACGACGAGCCCGAACAGCGCTTCGTCGACGCCGACGCCCACGAGAAGACGCTCGAGAACAGCGTCGGCCCCGAGGGCAACACCGACGAAGAGGCTAAGTCCGAGGAGGCGAACGAAGAGGAAACGGAGTCCGAGTCCGACGGCAGCGACATCATCGTCGCGTAA